One genomic segment of Candidatus Methylacidiphilales bacterium includes these proteins:
- a CDS encoding glycosyltransferase family 2 protein, which yields MPEPEIDLTLFVACYNEEENIAGTLDTAIAACIEAGISFEIVIIDDASRDRSVEVINHYIQKHPDISIILKVQSQNEGLGYNYAEAAFLGHGKWYRLVCGKNGEPADTLATIFRQLGKADIIIPYHPAGTAGRTWRRRFLSWAFTALVNTISGHKLHYYNGLPVIRRDQVMRWHSNSRGFGFQADLLTKLLDRGTSYLEVPVRAAERKGGKSNALTNRNFLSVAHTLLTIFIRRVAKTLYGRN from the coding sequence ATGCCGGAACCTGAAATCGATCTGACACTCTTTGTTGCCTGCTATAATGAAGAGGAAAACATTGCGGGCACGCTGGACACAGCAATTGCCGCGTGCATCGAAGCCGGTATTTCCTTTGAGATTGTCATCATCGATGACGCCTCCAGGGACCGTTCGGTCGAGGTCATCAATCATTACATCCAAAAACACCCGGATATATCCATTATTCTCAAAGTCCAATCTCAAAACGAGGGGTTGGGTTACAACTATGCTGAGGCGGCCTTTCTGGGCCATGGCAAATGGTACCGCCTGGTTTGCGGAAAAAACGGCGAACCTGCTGACACACTGGCCACAATTTTCCGGCAGCTTGGCAAGGCCGATATCATCATTCCCTACCACCCGGCGGGCACAGCCGGCAGGACTTGGCGGCGCCGCTTTTTATCGTGGGCCTTCACCGCCCTGGTCAACACCATCAGCGGCCACAAGTTGCATTATTATAATGGCCTGCCCGTGATCCGGCGCGACCAAGTCATGCGCTGGCATTCAAACTCACGCGGATTTGGATTTCAGGCGGATCTGCTTACCAAACTGCTGGATCGCGGCACCAGCTATCTGGAGGTACCGGTTCGCGCCGCCGAACGCAAAGGAGGGAAATCGAACGCCCTGACAAATCGAAATTTTTTGTCTGTCGCCCATACGCTTTTAACGATTTTTATACGACGGGTCGCCAAAACACTCTATGGCCGAAACTGA
- a CDS encoding aminoglycoside phosphotransferase family protein: MAETDTRGISVDLESPIRASIEQAGLLRDFFLTSLLSTGNNRVYRADAPGKTLLVKHYFQHPDDLRDRFAAEQAFYTFIRASGIRRTPEPIAWLPGEKLGLFEFIEGEKPQTSNPDIVKEALDFFQELNQHRLSPEASRLPAASEACFSLREHLDRIESRIAALEKTEASTDIGREALNFITGQLAPKWRQWAEKAIKHAQIQTDHVLPRDKRCVSPSDFGFHNALFGNDGRLRFIDFEYAGFDDPAKMVCDFFCQPAVPVDRSQLDLFISEISEKMALPTLSDRVQLLLPVYQIKWCCIQLNEFLPSGGSRRVFSNPSENQTERKTKQLAKAMRSLQEVQV, from the coding sequence ATGGCCGAAACTGACACAAGAGGCATCAGTGTGGATCTCGAAAGCCCTATTCGAGCTTCAATCGAGCAAGCCGGGTTGCTCCGCGATTTTTTCCTGACCTCTCTGCTCAGTACCGGCAACAATCGCGTGTACCGGGCTGACGCTCCCGGTAAAACGCTTCTGGTCAAACATTACTTTCAACATCCCGACGATCTCCGGGACCGCTTTGCCGCCGAACAGGCCTTTTATACTTTCATCCGGGCGTCAGGCATCCGGCGGACCCCGGAACCCATTGCATGGCTGCCCGGGGAAAAACTGGGCCTGTTTGAATTCATTGAAGGGGAGAAACCTCAAACATCCAACCCGGATATCGTAAAAGAGGCGCTGGATTTTTTTCAGGAATTAAACCAACACCGCCTGTCTCCAGAAGCCTCCCGCCTGCCAGCGGCATCCGAAGCCTGTTTTAGCCTGCGCGAGCACTTGGATCGCATTGAATCACGGATCGCCGCACTGGAGAAAACGGAAGCCTCCACGGACATCGGCCGGGAAGCCCTCAATTTTATCACGGGGCAACTGGCTCCCAAATGGCGGCAATGGGCTGAAAAAGCAATAAAACACGCCCAGATACAGACGGATCACGTACTGCCCCGGGATAAGCGCTGCGTGTCACCTTCGGATTTTGGCTTTCACAACGCCCTATTTGGAAACGATGGCCGCTTGCGATTCATTGATTTTGAATATGCGGGTTTTGATGACCCGGCCAAAATGGTTTGCGACTTCTTTTGCCAGCCCGCGGTCCCGGTGGATCGCTCGCAACTGGATTTATTCATTTCTGAAATTTCCGAAAAAATGGCCCTGCCCACCCTGTCGGATCGCGTCCAACTCCTGCTGCCGGTTTATCAGATCAAATGGTGTTGCATCCAGTTGAACGAGTTTCTCCCATCCGGCGGCAGCCGACGCGTCTTTTCAAATCCCTCGGAAAATCAAACCGAAAGAAAAACGAAACAACTTGCCAAGGCCATGCGTTCCCTCCAAGAAGTTCAGGTATGA
- a CDS encoding zinc-binding dehydrogenase, whose product MKTSAAILVEQHKPLVLDEVEVPALQTGQVLVQVKTSRICGSQLGEIDGVKGPDRFLPHLLGHEGGGIVLETGPDVTRVKAGDSVVLHWRPGAGLQVKAPVYQWGSRKVSAGWVTTFNEFAVVAENRLTSIPKNLDFEIAALLADTLTTGFGVINNDARVKIGESVVLFGCGGIGLGAILGAKLAGAYPIIAVDLFEHKLNKAREYGATHVINSSKTDAAAAVREIVGGQGADVVIDGTGQARIIEMAYLLTQPKGRCVLFGVMPHDKSVTLHTLPLHFGKILTGSEGGGSQPHLDIPRLVRMIQDGRFDPKGFISHRVKLSEINETIQKMRSGEVIHAIIHFD is encoded by the coding sequence ATGAAAACATCCGCAGCCATTCTGGTTGAACAACACAAGCCTCTCGTCCTTGACGAAGTGGAAGTCCCGGCCCTGCAAACCGGCCAGGTATTGGTGCAGGTCAAAACCAGCCGTATTTGCGGTTCCCAGCTCGGGGAAATCGACGGCGTCAAGGGACCGGACCGGTTTCTGCCCCACCTTCTTGGCCATGAAGGTGGCGGGATCGTACTCGAAACCGGTCCCGATGTGACACGCGTCAAAGCGGGTGATTCTGTTGTCCTGCACTGGCGCCCCGGCGCGGGCTTGCAAGTCAAGGCCCCGGTCTATCAATGGGGCTCGCGTAAAGTCAGCGCAGGCTGGGTCACTACTTTCAATGAGTTTGCCGTGGTGGCGGAGAACCGCCTCACTTCCATTCCCAAAAATCTGGACTTTGAAATCGCTGCGTTACTGGCCGACACCTTGACAACCGGCTTCGGCGTCATCAACAACGATGCCCGGGTCAAGATCGGCGAGAGTGTTGTCCTCTTCGGCTGCGGAGGGATTGGCCTGGGCGCCATCCTGGGCGCCAAACTTGCGGGCGCGTATCCGATTATTGCGGTTGATCTCTTCGAGCACAAATTGAACAAGGCGCGCGAATACGGCGCCACCCATGTGATCAATTCCTCAAAAACCGACGCGGCGGCGGCTGTCCGTGAGATCGTTGGAGGGCAGGGCGCCGATGTGGTGATCGACGGCACCGGCCAGGCCAGGATCATCGAAATGGCCTATCTTTTGACTCAGCCTAAAGGACGCTGCGTTCTTTTTGGAGTCATGCCGCACGACAAATCCGTCACACTGCACACCCTGCCGCTGCATTTTGGGAAAATTCTGACCGGTTCCGAAGGCGGCGGCAGCCAGCCCCATCTCGACATCCCGCGCCTCGTGAGGATGATCCAGGATGGGCGTTTTGATCCCAAAGGATTCATTTCACACCGCGTCAAGCTTTCCGAAATCAACGAAACCATCCAAAAGATGCGCTCCGGCGAGGTCATTCACGCCATCATTCATTTCGACTAG
- a CDS encoding class I SAM-dependent methyltransferase, producing MKPNQTREKQYQFLIEREKQGLSKFGLMSSQVWQDDPRRLGFVLSRYKFVSKMLSGMNHVLEIGCADAFGTRVVRQEVPFVTAVDFDPLFIASAAAAMDPRWPIITKVHDMLVGPLKEAFDGAYALDVIEHIQPRDEDRFIGNIVKSLNPNGVLILGSPSLQSQVYASPASKEGHVNCKEALQFKILMQKFFHNVFIFSMNDEVVHTGYHPMAHYLFALCCTKR from the coding sequence ATGAAGCCCAATCAAACGCGCGAAAAGCAGTATCAATTCCTGATTGAGCGGGAGAAGCAAGGATTGTCGAAATTCGGCCTGATGAGCAGTCAGGTCTGGCAGGATGACCCGCGGCGCCTCGGGTTCGTGCTCTCACGATACAAGTTTGTCTCAAAAATGCTGTCTGGAATGAACCATGTTCTGGAAATCGGCTGTGCCGACGCCTTTGGCACGCGCGTTGTCAGGCAGGAAGTGCCGTTTGTCACTGCCGTCGATTTCGATCCCCTTTTCATTGCAAGCGCCGCCGCCGCCATGGATCCACGCTGGCCCATTATAACCAAGGTTCATGACATGCTCGTCGGCCCGCTCAAAGAAGCCTTCGACGGCGCCTACGCCCTGGACGTCATCGAGCACATCCAACCTCGGGATGAGGACCGCTTTATCGGCAATATTGTAAAATCCCTGAATCCCAATGGGGTGTTGATTTTGGGAAGCCCGTCCCTGCAATCCCAGGTTTATGCATCCCCGGCCAGCAAGGAAGGCCATGTCAACTGCAAGGAGGCGCTTCAATTCAAAATCCTGATGCAGAAATTTTTTCATAATGTTTTCATATTTTCAATGAATGACGAGGTCGTCCACACCGGTTACCACCCCATGGCCCACTACCTCTTTGCATTATGCTGCACAAAACGATAG